The segment CGCTACGGCGTCGACGGCTTCAACCAGGGCCTCGGCGCCGAAATGATGGCCAAGCGCTGGAATCTCTCGCGCGAACAGCTCGACGCCTACTCCGCACGGTCCCACGAGCGCACCGCCGCCGCGCAGGACGCCGGTGCCTTCGACGGGCAGATCGCGGCGATCCCCGGGGGACTCGCCGTCGACGAGGGGCTGCGTCGCGGCACGACCGTCGAGAAGCTCGGCGGACTCAAGACTCCGTTCGATCCGGAGGGTGTCATCACCGCGGGCAACGCCTCGCAGATCTCCGACGGCGCCGGCGCACTCCTCATCACCAGCAGCGAGATCGCCAAGGCCAACGGATGGACGCCGATGGCGCGGATCCACACCGCGACCCTCGCCGGCGACGACCCGGTCATCATGCTGACCGGTCCCATCGCGGCCACCAAGAAGGCACTCGCCCGATCCGGTCTGAAGGCCTCCGACATCGGCGCCTACGAAGTCAACGAGGCGTTCGCGCCCGTCCCGATGGCGTGGCAGGCCGAGATCGGCGCGTCCGACGACGTCCTCAATCCCGTCGGCGGTGCCATCTCCGTCGGCCACCCGCTGGGCGGATCCGGCGCCATCCTGATGACTCGCCTCGTTCACCACATGCGCGACAACGGCATCCAGTACGGTCTGCAGACCATGTGCGAAGCAGGCGGCATGGCAAACGCGACGATCCTGGAACTCCTATGAGCGGTGACGTGCTGCTGATCGAGCGGGACGGCGACGTCGTCACCTGGACCATCAACCGGCCGGAGACGCGCAATGCGATCTCCGAGGACGACGCCATCGACGCCTTCGTCGCCGCGGTGGACGCCGCGAACGCGGACCCGTCGATCCGCGCGATCATCCTGACCGGTGCGGGGACGGCGTTCTCCGCGGGCGGCAACGTGAAGGACATGGCCGCCTCCGCCGGTCTGTTCGGCGGTGCCTCCCATCAGCAGCGCGTCGGCTACCGCGAAGGCATCCAACGGATCCCACGAGCGATGTACTCCCTGGAGGTGCCGCTCATCGCCGCGGTCAACGGACCGGCCGTGGGCGCCGGATGCGACCTCTCGCTGATGTGCGATGTGCGGATCGCGTCGACGAAGGCCTTCTTCGCCGAGAGCTTCGTGAGACTCGGACTCATCCCCGGCGACGGCGGTGCGTGGCTGCTGCCGCGGATCGTCGGAGCGGCGCGGGCCGCCGAGATGACGTTGACCGGTGATCGGGTCGACGCCGCCACTGCGCTCGACTGGGGGATCGTGTCGCGGGTCGTCGAACCGGAGGATCTGCTGCCCGCCGCGCGGGAGATCGCCGATCGGATCGCCGCCAATCCGCCCATCACCGTGCGGATGACCAAGAAGCTGCTGCGGGAGTCCTCGCAGCAGACCCTCGACCAGCTGTTGGAGCTGTCGGCGACCATGCAGGCGATCGCCCACCACACCGAGGACCACCGCGAGGCCGTCGCGGCCTTCCTGGAGAAGCGGCCGCCGAACTTCGTCGGACGGTAGCCGGGTGCGGGTGATCGTCGCGGGCGCAGGCGTCGGAGGACTGACCGTCGCCGCCGGCCTCCTGCGCGACGGACACCACGTCACCGTGTTCGAGCGGCGGACCGACACCGCGTCAGGTGCGGGGATCAGCCTGTGGCCCAACGCTCTCGCCGCGCTCGACACCCTCGACCTGGGCGCCGCGGTCCGCGAACGGTCCGCACGGGTCAGCGGCGGCGCGATGCGCTGGCGCGACGGCACCTGGTTCCGCAGGCCGGCGAGCGATGCCCTCACCGCGACGATGGGGGAGCCGCTCGCCGTGATCCGCCGCGCCGACCTGCGCGACGTCCTGACCGCGGCTCTGCCCGCCGACGCGGTCCGATACGGCGTCGCGGTGACGACCGCGCGCACCGACGGCGACCGTGTGACCGTCGCGACGTCGGACGGGGCGTCGTACACCGCCGATCTGCTGATCGCGGCCGACGGTGTCAACTCCCGATTGATCCGGCCGTTCAACGCCGGCCTGGCCAGTCGGTATACCGGGTACACCGCGTGGCGCGGGATCGCCGAGACACCGGTGCCCGCAGAGCTGGCGGGCGAAGTCCTGGGCGACGGCGTCGAGTTCGGCGTCGTGCCGCTGCCCGACGACCGCACGTACTGGTTCGCGACTCGGCGGGAACCGGAGGGCACCGAGTTCGCCGACGAGCACGCGGAAGTCGCGAAGTTGGGGGAGGACTGGCCCGAACCGATCAGTGAGGTGATCGCGGCGACCCCGCCCGGCGCGGTGATGCGGACCGATCTGTACGACCGGCCGACGGCACGGCACTGGTGGTCGGGACGGGTCGTCGCCGTCGGTGACGCCGTCCACCCGATGCGGCCGCACCTGGGGCAGGGCGGTTGCCAGGCGATCGAGGATGCGGCCGTCCTCGTCGAACTGCTGCGACGATCACCGGTCGCCCGGGCGTTGGAGCGCTACCCCCGGATCCGGAAGGCGCGCGTTCGACAGGTCGTCGCGGAGTCGGCGCTCATCGGCCGGGCCGTCAACGCGCGCCCCACGGCGGTCGTGGGGGCGGTGATCCGCTCGACGCGAGTCCTGCCCGACTCCCTCATGATGGGCCACGTCGCCGCAGTCGCCGGCCCGGACGCCTTCCTCCGACAGTGGGAGCGCTGCGCACGGTCGTCGTAGGGCGTTCGCGTAGCTCGCCGGAGCAGGCCTTGCGGACTGAGGCGTTGGGCACATCTCAGCGGTGTGCGCGCGGTCGCACCGATCCGGCGGTCTGGGCGACGGTGATGCGTCGTCGCAGGTCGGAGCGCCCCCAGCAGGACTCGAACCTGCGACCTAGAGATTAGAAGGCTCTTGCTCTATCCATCTGAGCTATGGAGGCTTGTCGCACCGCATCGTGGGCGACGAAGGCCTACTATATCGCGTCATAGAGTGGAGGCCATGACAGTGACGTCCGCTGAGACAGCGGAGGAACCCGTACGCGACCGGCTCAACGACCCGTCGGGGATGCGGTCCGCGTTGATTCTGCTGATCATGGTGGTCGGCGCGGTCGCCTCGGTGATCGTGACGGCGGCGTCCGCCGCCTACGCTCTGCGTCTGCTCGGTGTGCCGGACGCCGGATGGATGACGACATACGGCCTCCCGGTGGCGACCGTGATCGGCCAATTGAGTGCGGCGGTCGGATTCGGCAGCGTCATCTTCGCGGCGTTCTTCGTGCCGCCGCAGAAGACCGGCTTCCTCGACGCAGGCGGTTACCGCGCGATGCGGTGGGCGACGTGGTCGTTCATCATCTGGGCGGTCTGTGCACTGCTGATGATCCCGCTGTCGATCTCGAACACGAGCGGATCGCCGCTGAAGGACTTCTGGGACAGCCCGCGAACGCTGTGGACCGCCTATCAGATCGTGGCCGACGGCAAGTATTGGATGTGGACCGCGGTCTTCGCGGTCTGCGCCGCACTGGTCACCCGGCTGGCCCTCCGGTGGGGGTGGACCTTCGTCGCCCTGCTCTTCGGATTCCTCTCGTTGATGCCGTCCGCGCTGCTGGGACACTCGTCCTCGGGCGGTGCGCATGACATCGCGACCAACAGCCTGATCCTGCACATCGTCGCCGCCGCGGTCTGGGCGGGCGGCCTCCTCGCCGTCCTGGCCTACGCGTTCGGGGACGGCAAGTGGCGGAATCTCGCGCTGTCCCGCTATTCGCGGGTGGCGTTCTGGTGCCTGTTCGTCGTCGGAATCAGCGGCGTCATCAACGCCCTCGTCCGGATGTCGATCGGCGACCTGTTCACCACCACCTACGGCCTCGTGGTCGTCGGTAAGGCCGTCACCCTGATCCTGGCCGGCGTCATCGGCGCGATGCACCGAGCCTTCACCCTCCGCGAACTCGAAGCCACCGACCAACCGCGCAAGTCGCTGTTCGTGCGCTTCGCGGCCGTCGAACTCGCCGTCTTCGCGGTGGCCTTCGGCTTCGGCGCGGGCCTGTCACGCACTCCGCCGCCGGTCCTGTCGACCGCGAACGTGACGCCGATGGAACTGAAGATCGGCTACACGCTCGACGGCCCGCCGACCTTCGCTCGACTGATGCTGGACTGGCGCTTCGACCTGATCTTCGGCACCGCGGCGATCCTCGCCGCCGTCGTCTACCTGCGCGGCGTCTATCGCCTCCACAAGCGCGGCGACGCCTGGCCGGTCGGCCGCACCGTGGCCTGGCTCCTCGGCTGCGGCTCGCTGCTGTTCGCGACGTCGTCCGGTATGGGCCGATACGCACCGGCCATGTTCAGCACCCACATGATGAGCCACATGATGCTGTCGATGCTGGTCCCGGTTCTGCTGGTGCTCGGCGGCCCGGTCACCCTCGCGCTGCGGGCACTGCCCGCCGCCGGCCGCGACAACCCGCCCGGCCCGCGCGAATGGATCCTGCTGGGCATCCACAGCAAGTACTCGCGGATCATGACCCACCCGCTGATCGTGGTGGTCCTGTTCGTCGGCTCGTTCTACGTCCTCTACCTGGGCGGGCTCTTCGACGCGGTGGTCGAGAACCACTCCGCGC is part of the Gordonia phthalatica genome and harbors:
- a CDS encoding thiolase family protein — protein: MTDAVIVDAVRTPIGKRNGALADIHPGDLSAHVLTALADRVGFDPATVDDVIWGCVSQVGDQAGSIGRVGVLAAGWPESVPATVVDRRCGSSQQSVHFAAAGVIAGQYDIAIAGGVESMSRVPMGAARGDGKPYPPSVLERYGVDGFNQGLGAEMMAKRWNLSREQLDAYSARSHERTAAAQDAGAFDGQIAAIPGGLAVDEGLRRGTTVEKLGGLKTPFDPEGVITAGNASQISDGAGALLITSSEIAKANGWTPMARIHTATLAGDDPVIMLTGPIAATKKALARSGLKASDIGAYEVNEAFAPVPMAWQAEIGASDDVLNPVGGAISVGHPLGGSGAILMTRLVHHMRDNGIQYGLQTMCEAGGMANATILELL
- a CDS encoding crotonase/enoyl-CoA hydratase family protein, whose product is MSGDVLLIERDGDVVTWTINRPETRNAISEDDAIDAFVAAVDAANADPSIRAIILTGAGTAFSAGGNVKDMAASAGLFGGASHQQRVGYREGIQRIPRAMYSLEVPLIAAVNGPAVGAGCDLSLMCDVRIASTKAFFAESFVRLGLIPGDGGAWLLPRIVGAARAAEMTLTGDRVDAATALDWGIVSRVVEPEDLLPAAREIADRIAANPPITVRMTKKLLRESSQQTLDQLLELSATMQAIAHHTEDHREAVAAFLEKRPPNFVGR
- a CDS encoding FAD-dependent monooxygenase — protein: MRVIVAGAGVGGLTVAAGLLRDGHHVTVFERRTDTASGAGISLWPNALAALDTLDLGAAVRERSARVSGGAMRWRDGTWFRRPASDALTATMGEPLAVIRRADLRDVLTAALPADAVRYGVAVTTARTDGDRVTVATSDGASYTADLLIAADGVNSRLIRPFNAGLASRYTGYTAWRGIAETPVPAELAGEVLGDGVEFGVVPLPDDRTYWFATRREPEGTEFADEHAEVAKLGEDWPEPISEVIAATPPGAVMRTDLYDRPTARHWWSGRVVAVGDAVHPMRPHLGQGGCQAIEDAAVLVELLRRSPVARALERYPRIRKARVRQVVAESALIGRAVNARPTAVVGAVIRSTRVLPDSLMMGHVAAVAGPDAFLRQWERCARSS
- a CDS encoding cytochrome c oxidase assembly protein, encoding MTVTSAETAEEPVRDRLNDPSGMRSALILLIMVVGAVASVIVTAASAAYALRLLGVPDAGWMTTYGLPVATVIGQLSAAVGFGSVIFAAFFVPPQKTGFLDAGGYRAMRWATWSFIIWAVCALLMIPLSISNTSGSPLKDFWDSPRTLWTAYQIVADGKYWMWTAVFAVCAALVTRLALRWGWTFVALLFGFLSLMPSALLGHSSSGGAHDIATNSLILHIVAAAVWAGGLLAVLAYAFGDGKWRNLALSRYSRVAFWCLFVVGISGVINALVRMSIGDLFTTTYGLVVVGKAVTLILAGVIGAMHRAFTLRELEATDQPRKSLFVRFAAVELAVFAVAFGFGAGLSRTPPPVLSTANVTPMELKIGYTLDGPPTFARLMLDWRFDLIFGTAAILAAVVYLRGVYRLHKRGDAWPVGRTVAWLLGCGSLLFATSSGMGRYAPAMFSTHMMSHMMLSMLVPVLLVLGGPVTLALRALPAAGRDNPPGPREWILLGIHSKYSRIMTHPLIVVVLFVGSFYVLYLGGLFDAVVENHSAHLLMNLHFLVSGYLFYWLVIGIDPAPRQISPVAKLGVVMGSLPFHAFFGVALMMTSGIIAEKWYTSLQHPWAFDMAADQRVGGGIAWATGEFPLLVVMLALLIQWNRSDSRAAKRFDRKEERDHDAELDSYNAMLRRMNAPEPAVEAVDVAGSDETSVESTGTPEAKGDAST